One genomic segment of Impatiens glandulifera chromosome 6, dImpGla2.1, whole genome shotgun sequence includes these proteins:
- the LOC124941830 gene encoding uncharacterized protein LOC124941830 isoform X1 — protein sequence MSLRASLPRTSGTPPFAGSQQQQQQHRSRRLSFGSVSFATTFAKPHFLHRYLPNNSDHHLRRSSAIFMSSEDGKHISSQPFELQNEFDFEKIVDSNGYLSICGFGSLLSERSARSTFPDLINFRVARLSGFRRVFAHVAPIFFERGIAIPETKEISSLSVEQCDGETLVITIFEIKRAEIPSFIEREHEFRFLAVAPQTLDEKPLILPAVLCARYTDEEYFQNRCKGSHEIYFNRYGRHNIDKIWRDDVLPCRVYLRHCVLAAKNLGKEAYNNFLDHTFLADRETTIGEYLRTTGAGIMEEEPPELLKFRYGG from the exons ATGAGTTTGCGTGCTTCTCTTCCGCGCACCTCAGGCACGCCGCCGTTTGCCGGTTcacagcagcagcagcagcagcatcGATCGAGGCGATTATCTTTTGGAAGTGTCTCTTTTGCCACTACGTTTGCGAAGCCTCACTTTTTGCACCGTTATCTACCGAATAACTCCGATCATCATCTCCGGCGGTCCTCTGCGATCTTCATGTCATCCGAAGACGGAAAACACATCTCTTCCCAACCATTTGAGCTCCAAAATGAGTTCGATTTCGAGAAAATCGTTGATTCCAATGGTTATCTCTCCATATGCGGTTTTGGTTCTCTACTGTCTG AGCGCAGTGCGAGAAGTACATTTCCAGATTTGATCAATTTTAGAGTTGCTAGATTGAGCGGATTCAGACGTGTTTTTGCCCATGTAGCTCCAATTTTCTTTGAACGTGGCATCGCAATTCCTGAAACGAAG GAAATATCGAGCTTAAGTGTTGAGCAATGTGATGGTGAGACTCTGGTTATTACCATCTTCGAGATCAAAAGAGCAGAG ATTCCTTCTTTCATCGAGAGGGAGCACGAGTTTCGGTTCTTAGCT GTTGCTCCTCAAACCCTAGATGAGAAGCCATTAATCCTTCCAGCG GTTCTTTGTGCAAGATATACTGATGAGGAATATTTTCAGAATAGGTGCAAAG GAAGTCACGAGATCTATTTCAATCGATACGGTAGACATAATATCGACAAGATTTGGCGTGATGATGTTTTACCTTGCCGCGTGTACCTCCGACATTG TGTGTTGGCAGCAAAGAATCTTGGCAAAGAAGCCTACAACAACTTCTTAGACCACACATTCCTTGCCGATCGCGAAACAACAATTGGAGAGTACTTGAGAACGACGGGTGCAGGAATAATGGAAGAGGAACCTCCAGAATTGCTCAAGTTTCGCTATGGTGGATGA
- the LOC124943461 gene encoding uncharacterized protein PF3D7_1120000-like: MTLQIREIASVMAETTVPDFPGRISWKSALCLKKIVTKFEEMDLVEKVYNTQFRYIVSAPVLQFSGTIEDYDDEEEGSEPEDEHEDPTSKPNTRKRKAALNLKEAVNLKRKLAYESSPANIPSPPSATTPGLPPTSSVGCKCEELKEEVKALKEELIKEVKEELKEMKTAYEETQTNHKAYMKKLVVSMCEQLLAKSNQRMATLIVKLDSMEEERKKKKKKSKLEKKAKTEDRKAEDSVMKVDETENSNEKVDGGEIEKVEKVEKVEIQTDVNVDGGETENDVKVDGGETENDVKVDGGEIEKVEKVEKVEIQTDVKVDGGEMLLYDMMQEIIDKKKDKVKVEKNWLKDEATNDETKTVFTCEARKKLFVRVLTKSTWLKDPEIDAVCHLLRKRIEQYPKTYKHCKVSIGDCLLADMMRREYPNYKKDPDKFPIADVFSQYFWGAPHRHMPEWPVVDDIYVPLNIGNKHWVLCVVRVQDNHIDVYDCDSSIYRNLDPYMRPLCEMFPRIYAMGASDAELKRYPNFNFQKLTYKRLPHPAKNAVAKYGEVPRADESGDCGVFMLMHMEYLTAGLGVENVTSNEMEFFRQKMAVRTST, encoded by the exons atgaccctaCAAATAAGGGAAATTGCATCCGTG atggcagaaaccacCGTTCCTGATTTCCCTGGACGTATTTCTTGGAAAAGCGCCCTCTGCCTTAAGAAGATTGTAACGAAGtttgaggaaatggatcttgtgGAGAAGGTGTACAATACCCAATTCCGATATATAGTCTCTGCGCCAGtgttgcagttctcaggaactatt gaggattatgatgatgaagaggaggGAAGTGAACCTGAGGATGAACATGAAGATCCTACTTCCAAACCAAACACCCGGAAGAGAAAGGCTGCGCTTAATCTCAAAGAAGCAGTAAacctgaagaggaagcttgcttatgaatctaGTCCTGCCAACATTCCTAGCCCCCCATCCGCTACTACTCCTGGATTACCTCCAACATcttctgttggatgtaaatgtgaagAGCTGAAAGAGGAGGTAAAAGCGCTGAAGGAGGAGCTCATCAAAGAGGTGAAGGAGGAGCTCAAAGAGATGAAAACAGCTTACGAAGAAACTCAAACAAATCACAAGGCTTATATGAAAAAGTTGGTTGTTAGTATGTGCGAACAGTTATTAGCCAAATCCAACCAAAGGATGGCCACTTTAATTGTGAAATTAGATAGTATGGAggaggagaggaagaagaagaaaaagaagagcaaATTGGAAAAGAAGGCCAAGACTGAG GATAGGAAGGCGGAGGATAGTGTGATGAAGGTGGACGAGACTGAGAATAGTAATgagaaggtggatggtggggagattgagaAGGTTGAGAAGGTGGAGAAGGTTGAGATTCAGACTGATGTAAATGTGGATGGTGGTGAGACTGAGaatgatgtgaaggtggatggtggtgagaCTGAGAATGATgtaaaggtggatggtggggagattgagaAGGTTGAGAAGGTGGAGAAGGTTGAGATTCAGACTGATgtaaaggtggatggtggggagatgttGCTCTACGATATGATGCAAGAAATAATTGACAAAAAGAAGGATaaggtcaaggttgagaag AATTGGTTGAAAGATGAAGCTACCAATGATGAGACAAAGACTGTGTTTACTTGCGAAGCACGAAAGAAGttgtttgttagagttctaacaaagtccacatggcttaaagatcct GAAATCGACGCAGTCTGCCACTTGTTGCGCAAAAGGATTGAGCaatatcccaagacatataaacatTGCAAAGTATCAATAGGGGATTGCTTATTAGCAGATATGATGAGGCGAGAGTATCCGAACTATAAAAAAGATCCTGACAAATTTCCAATAGCAGACGTATTTTCTCAGTACTTCTGGGGAGCGCCTCATAGACATATGCCAGAATGGCCAGTAGTAGACGATATTTACGTGCCTTTGAACATTGGCAACAAGCATTGGGTACTGTGCGTGGTTCGTGTACAAGATAATCACATTGACGTTTATGACTGCGACTCGAGTATTTATAGGAATCTCGATCCATACATGAGACCTTTGTGTGAGATGTTCCCACGAATATATGCAATGGGAGCCAGTGATGCTGAGCTAAAACGGTatcctaatttcaatttccagaAACTGACATATAAAAGGTTGCCACACCCAGCCAAAAATGCAGTCGCCAAATATGGGGAAGTACCTAGAGCAGATGAAAGTGGGGATTGTGGTGTATTTATGCTTATGCACATGGAATACTTGACTGCTGGTTTAGGTGTAGAGAATGTGACTTCCAATGAAATGGAGTTTTTTCGACAAAAGATGGCGGtccg AACTTCAACTTAA
- the LOC124941830 gene encoding uncharacterized protein LOC124941830 isoform X2 → MRFWFSTVCARSTFPDLINFRVARLSGFRRVFAHVAPIFFERGIAIPETKEISSLSVEQCDGETLVITIFEIKRAEIPSFIEREHEFRFLAVAPQTLDEKPLILPAVLCARYTDEEYFQNRCKGSHEIYFNRYGRHNIDKIWRDDVLPCRVYLRHCVLAAKNLGKEAYNNFLDHTFLADRETTIGEYLRTTGAGIMEEEPPELLKFRYGG, encoded by the exons ATGCGGTTTTGGTTCTCTACTGTCTG TGCGAGAAGTACATTTCCAGATTTGATCAATTTTAGAGTTGCTAGATTGAGCGGATTCAGACGTGTTTTTGCCCATGTAGCTCCAATTTTCTTTGAACGTGGCATCGCAATTCCTGAAACGAAG GAAATATCGAGCTTAAGTGTTGAGCAATGTGATGGTGAGACTCTGGTTATTACCATCTTCGAGATCAAAAGAGCAGAG ATTCCTTCTTTCATCGAGAGGGAGCACGAGTTTCGGTTCTTAGCT GTTGCTCCTCAAACCCTAGATGAGAAGCCATTAATCCTTCCAGCG GTTCTTTGTGCAAGATATACTGATGAGGAATATTTTCAGAATAGGTGCAAAG GAAGTCACGAGATCTATTTCAATCGATACGGTAGACATAATATCGACAAGATTTGGCGTGATGATGTTTTACCTTGCCGCGTGTACCTCCGACATTG TGTGTTGGCAGCAAAGAATCTTGGCAAAGAAGCCTACAACAACTTCTTAGACCACACATTCCTTGCCGATCGCGAAACAACAATTGGAGAGTACTTGAGAACGACGGGTGCAGGAATAATGGAAGAGGAACCTCCAGAATTGCTCAAGTTTCGCTATGGTGGATGA